The nucleotide sequence ATGTTTAGTAAGACTAGAACTGTTAATAAAGGCCTTgtcacattctgtacatttataacgTTTGTCCCCCATATGAATTCGGTGATGTTTAGAAAGATCTGAATTCGTAtaaaaggctttgccacattctgtacatttgtatggtttctccccagtatggattcgATGATGTGCAGTTAGAGTTGAACTTCGAATAAAGGTTTGGCCACATTCTGTACAATGataaggtctctccccagtatgaattcgctgatgttgagtaagaATTGAGTTGtgattaaaggctttgccacattctttacatttataaggtttctctccagtatgcattcgctgatgttgagtaagaCTTGAGTTctgattaaaggctttgccacattctgtacatttataaggtttctctccagtatgaattcgctgatgttgagtaagatTTGAGTTCcgattaaaggctttgccacattctgtacatttatacggtctctccccagtatggattTGCTGATGTTTAGTAAGATATGAACTTGTAATAAAGGTtttgccacattctttacatttgtatCGTTTCTCCCCAGCATGGATTCGATGATGTTCAGTTAAAGTTGAACTCCGAATAAAGGTTTGGCCACATTCTGTAAAATGATTAGGTCTCTCCCTAGTGTGAATTCGCTGATGTTCAGTAAGACGTGAGCAACGGATAAAGGCTTTGTCACAGtccttacatttataaggtttttctccagtatgaattcgctgatgttcaGTAAGATATGAACATCGGATAAAAGCTTTGCCACaatctttacatttataaggtttttctccagtatgaattcgctgatgctgagaaagtgttGAGTTGcgattaaaggctttgccacattccgtacatttataaggtttctctgcAGTATGCATTCGCTGATGCTGAGTAAGAAATGAGTGACGGATAAACGCTTtgctacattctgtacatttataaggtttctctccagtatgaattcgctgatgttgaaTAAGACTTGAATTGTaaataaaggctttgccacattctatacatttataaggtttctctccagtgtgaattcgctgatgttgagtaagaCGTGAACGACAGTTAAACGCTTTGCTACAATCTGTACATTTGAAAGGTTTCCTTCCTGTATGGATTTTCCAATGTTTACTTAGATTGGATGACTTACTAAAGACTTTCCCACATATCCtacacttgttttctttctgtggatTCTGAAtagtctgcttttgaataagttCTGAAGACAGATTAGAATTTTTACCATATTCACTACAGTTATAAGTCTTCATTCCAGTATGAGTACTCTTACATAGAGGAAGACCTGATATCTGATAAAAGgtatttctacatttattactTTTAGAATCCTTCTGTGAAGATTCAGTTCCCTGATATTTCATAAGGTTTGAGTCTCGTTCAACTTTACACCCAGTTTCATTGCCTGAATACCCTCTTACTCCATCATAAATACTCTGGTAATTATTGGGGCTGGAGCACTCACTTAAGGCCTGACTCATTTTATTACACATGGAAAGTTGTTCTGTATTAACCATATCATGATATGTATTGAACAGTGATGGTTGGGTTATATCTCTTCCATTATTATCAACATGATACATCTTGGAATGGAGAAAAAATATCTTTTGGGGGAAGAATAATGACCCCCTGCTCACGGATCCCTCAAATTGATTATATTGTGGGTTTTCCCCCTCATTGTTAAATTTCTGGTGTTCAGACACGCTTGAATGTTTGTTTAATCTAAGCCTATATTGAGAATTTTTTGAACAAGTATTTGCAGTGGAGACTAGATTATCTTCCAAATTTTCCACGTTTCCCTTCAGAGAATATGTATGTTTCAAAAAATGACAtaaatcttttcttaaaatcttaTACTTCTTGGCAGATGTTGAAGACTGAAATTGGTGTTTTTCCCAGTTTGACTCATGTTGCTCATATGTTTTTGCAGTAATGTTCGAATTATGTGTAACTGTCTCAATTTCTTTATGTGCATATCCTCTCTGTCTTTCATATGCCCTCATATATTCCcagtttttcattaaatttaagtTTCTGAGGTGAAATCTTTCATATATTTGTAGGTTTGCTTCTGAGGATAAATCTTCTAACCCTGGATTTTTTGGCATCAAATTCTGGGTATCTTGTGGAGACATAGCTGAAAGATACCAAGTAATAAGTAATTTTACCTACTATTCTCAGTGAACATCCTTAAAGATTTAGAGAAAATTGGTGAACTCTTCACttgtttagaaattaaaaaaataaaaaaataaataagatagaaCACCACCAACAACATaggatagaataaaaataaaatagagatggaAGGATCAAGGTGCCAGAAGACTAGGCAGACATGGCTCCACAATCAAATACATCAGAAATGGAACAAAATGCACAGATCGCAGCTGAACACTAGCAGAGGCCCTTGGAAATCTAAAAGAACAAGAATGGGAACAAGAACAATTTCTGCTTTGCCAGGTAGGacaagagaaaacaagggaaaggaACAGGAAAGAAGTGGGATGGGACTTCCAACTCTCGGGGGATCAGGAGAGGAGAGGTCTCCACACCTGGGGAAGCTCCTCACTGAGGGGGAGAGCCCAGCTGGGACAGAAGGGAAGCCTCATTTTCTATGGGAAAAGAACACGGCAAGAGTCAGAGGTAGCAGGACAGAGTGAGACCTCTACACAGGGTactgaccccagccctgcccacagtcTGAGAGGGTGTCCACTGCTGCAGACAAGGGCTGGGTGCTGGAATGTGGGGTTTGAAGAGCAGACCCAGGCAGAGGACTGCTGTGGGCTGTGAGGAGACATCctgaggagatgggagggagggagtagGTCTACACATGGGAATGCATGTGGAGGAAGCCTGAACCACCATAGCGCAGAGCGCCATTGGTGAGTGATGCCAAAGAAGAAGCCCATTGcagtctctctccctctgtgcTGGCCCCTGCTCACCAGGCACTAGGAAGGGCTCCTACTGAGGTGGACTCTACTGAGCCTCCATCCACTATCTTCTACCATGTATTTCCTCCACATATCATAGACTCCTGTGCTCTGGGACAGCCTTAGGAACAGCCACGTGTGGGTGGGCCAATTGTACAGGTGGAGGGAAAGCACAGCTGAACCCGAATAAGGAAAAAAAGCTGAAATCTCTTGTATCAGCTACACAAACCATGCTTTTATACCCACAACTGGCTTTGTAACTTCACCCCTACAGAGCATCTGAATGGACAACCAGGGCTTCCCCAGTCATGGCAGGTGTAGCTTTAGCAGCTGTAGCCTTTGTACAGATATACaagagggcagggccaggccagaGTCTGAGCTGCCTCTACTGCACCACAGCGGGTCCAGCTCCATGATGAATGCAATTCTGGGACCTGAGTTCAGGGGATCTATGCTGGTGACCTGGTGAAAACAACATCTGAGAGACACCAGGGCCATGTCCCATCATGCCCATGGTTAAGGTGGGGCCAAGGGCAGTGCCAACCAGGGTCACACGAGAGCTCGCACAAGGCATGAAGGTGACACACAGGGCACACCCCGAGGTGAACATCCCCAGAGGAGCAATCCTCAGTGGCTTCTCTCCCAGTGGGTGTGCTCCAATCCCACCTGCCTCGACCACagatcacaatcacagaaacagATCTGGGGGCTCTGTTCCACCAACTAGGGAGCAGACCCCACCATAGACAGGGCAGTGACGGCCACAGAGCAAAGGGGAAGCTCCCCTCGATATCCAGCACAGGCTTGGGTCACAATAACATCAAACAAAATCCCCTTCAAGGGGATAAGGGCACAAGTCTCTGGACCAACCTCACCCCCAGGGGACACACACCAGAGCAAGAGCAACTA is from Bos indicus isolate NIAB-ARS_2022 breed Sahiwal x Tharparkar chromosome 18, NIAB-ARS_B.indTharparkar_mat_pri_1.0, whole genome shotgun sequence and encodes:
- the LOC109572033 gene encoding zinc finger protein 665-like, which codes for MSPQDTQNLMPKNPGLEDLSSEANLQIYERFHLRNLNLMKNWEYMRAYERQRGYAHKEIETVTHNSNITAKTYEQHESNWEKHQFQSSTSAKKYKILRKDLCHFLKHTYSLKGNVENLEDNLVSTANTCSKNSQYRLRLNKHSSVSEHQKFNNEGENPQYNQFEGSVSRGSLFFPQKIFFLHSKMYHVDNNGRDITQPSLFNTYHDMVNTEQLSMCNKMSQALSECSSPNNYQSIYDGVRGYSGNETGCKVERDSNLMKYQGTESSQKDSKSNKCRNTFYQISGLPLCKSTHTGMKTYNCSEYGKNSNLSSELIQKQTIQNPQKENKCRICGKVFSKSSNLSKHWKIHTGRKPFKCTDCSKAFNCRSRLTQHQRIHTGEKPYKCIECGKAFIYNSSLIQHQRIHTGEKPYKCTECSKAFIRHSFLTQHQRMHTAEKPYKCTECGKAFNRNSTLSQHQRIHTGEKPYKCKDCGKAFIRCSYLTEHQRIHTGEKPYKCKDCDKAFIRCSRLTEHQRIHTRERPNHFTECGQTFIRSSTLTEHHRIHAGEKRYKCKECGKTFITSSYLTKHQQIHTGERPYKCTECGKAFNRNSNLTQHQRIHTGEKPYKCTECGKAFNQNSSLTQHQRMHTGEKPYKCKECGKAFNHNSILTQHQRIHTGERPYHCTECGQTFIRSSTLTAHHRIHTGEKPYKCTECGKAFYTNSDLSKHHRIHMGDKRYKCTECDKAFINSSSLTKHQQIHPGERPYKCTECGKAFNQNSILTTHL